ATACGAAAAATCTGCAAAAATATTACCTGTTTCAGAATTTCTAAAAAACAGCATTGTCGAACAAATATCTTCAACACAAAAAGATAAGTTTGAAGTTATTCCAAATATCGTTGATAATAAGATATTTACATATCAACCTAAAGAAAAAAGGTCAGATACAATTCGTTTTTGCGCCGTTGCTGCATGGGAGACAAAAAATCAACCCGACAAATTTCCTGAACTTTTTATTGAAGCATTAAATATCTTACAAAAAAAATCAAATAAAAGATTTGTTCTTACAATGATTGGAGGTGGCAACAGACTTTTGGAATTGCAAAATCTGTGTAAAGATAAAAGTTTTGAGACTTATTTCAATGGATTTATGTCAAAGCAAGAAATTGTAAAAGAATTACATACTACCGATATATTTTTACATGCAAGTCTGACGGAAACTTTTGGAATTGTTGCATTGGAAGCCCTTTTTACAGGAACTCCTGTAATTTGTTCCAATGTTGGCGCATTACCTGAATTAATTAATGATACGAACGGAATTCTTTGTGAAAACACGGTAGAGAGTTGGGTTAAAGCTATAGAAAAAGGAATAAAAACCACCTATAATAATAAAAAAATATCGGAGAATATCCATTTGAAGTTCGGAAGAGAACAAATTGGAAAACAGATAATGGAAGTATATCAATCTGTTTTACACTCCTGATTTTTCTTTTCGCCAAAGAAGAAATTTTATAAATTTTTCAACTAAAACATACTGTTTTTGGGCTGCTAAATATAAAATCAACTTTGTTTTCCAATCTAAATTAAAATCATTAATTTTTGAATTTATTTCAGGAAATAAACTTACATATTCCTTTTCGGTTTTTCCGCTGCGAAGAATTTTTGCTTTCCTGATGGCTTTAAGCAATAAAACAGAATCGCGGTACTCTTTATTATTTGAAAAGAAATCGCTTAATCGGTTCACAACTTCTAATGTTTGTTGTAAGTTTTTATCCGAAAACTCCCGTGTATAAGAATTCGGATTATATTGTACATAATGGTATAATGCTTTATTTACCAAAGCAAAATGTTGCGCATAATAAATCACTTGGGAAATAAAAAGAAGATCTTCGCCATAATTTATTTCTGCTTGTAAACTCAATTTATTTTTCTCAACAATTTCCCTCCGAATCAATTTATTCCAGAAAGCAGGCGCATTAAATGACGCATTTAAAAATCTTATTTTTTCATTGGTTCTAAAAGGAAAATATTCCTTTTTGTCCCCATTGATATATTCATATATAATTCCGCACGTAACTACATCTGCGTTTTCTTGCACCGCTTTTTCATACATTATACTCAACATATCTGGTTCAATGTAGTCATCGCTGTCAACCATCAAAAAATATTCTCCGTTTGCCGCTTGTAAAGCCGTATTTCTCGCCGCGCCAACTCCTTTATTTGTGCTGTGATTAATAATACTAATGCGATTTTTAAGATACGAGTATTTTTCAATAACATTCTGCAAAATTTCAATACTTTTGTCTTTCGTGCAATCATTTACAAAAATAAATTCCACATCATTAAATGTTTGTAAAAACAAAGAATGCGCACATCGTTCAATGTATTTTTCTACACCATACACCGGGACAAGTACGGAAATTTTGGGAATGGTATTTATTTTAGCATCTTTTGTCATTTTAAAATTATTTCTTGTTATACAATTTTAATTTTATCAATGTAAAACGAATAATGCGTATTTCTTTCATTAAATATAACGGCGGTAGTTTTCGATCTATACATCTAAACAAAGAATTAAAAAGGCTTACCTTTTGACTTCGAGAAGAATAATCAGGTAATTGTTGATTAATTAATTGAATAAAATATTTGGCTCTTGCATTCCACGTATGTTCTTTTAACGCTCTATTTCGAGCATTCTCACCCCGTTTATCTCTTTCTTTCTCATTTTTTAAATAGAAATCAATTTTTTTTATCCATTCGTCTGCATTGTCAGCAGTGGCTATTTCATCTTTTTCAAAATATCTGGAAATCATTTGCTCGCCGTTGCTTACTTGACAACACCCGGCCATTGCCAAATCAAACAAACGATTATTGGCATCCATTTCCTTATCAATTCCCAAATATTGTCGGTCATTATGAATATTAATACAGACTTTACTTTCGTTATATAGAGTGTTTGTATCTTTTCCGTGTGTAATTATTCGATATGGAAATCCATATTTATCCCAGCCGGCGCCGGCAAGGAAAACATTTAGATTATTTTTACATACATAATCAATAAGTTCTTTGATATACTTATCTCTCCCTGAGCCGCTATTTGCATTTCCCAGAAATGAAATATCGTATTTTTTTTTGCAAGCAAACGGATAAAAAATCTTCTCGTCAGAACCAAAAGGAAAATCAAAATAAGGAATATTTACCGATTTATATTTTTCGAAATTTAATTTTGCATAGTCCGGATTATATGCAAATAAAATACGTGAATGCCATCTTTTAAGAAATAATCTATTAAAATTCAAATAAGCATTGTAGACATATAAAATTACAGGTCCGTTGAAAATAGTCATAGCTTTTGCTGCTTGTTTTTCCCAACCTCCGCCAATGTTAGTTACTAATATATCGCCTTTTATTTCTTCAAGTAAAGTTGTAAATGTTACTTCTATTCTTAAATTTTCCAATTCCTCAAAAAAACTACGATACATACCTCCAAAAATGGCATTATTTTGAGGATTACTTAAAAACGGAAAATAAAAACAAATCTTCATGCAATTATCTTTTATCTTAATTTTTTATTTTCAGGTTTTTTATAGTTTGAACAGCAATAGAAAGATATTCTTTAGGAGTTAAAGATAACTTACGCACAACTTCAAGAGGCCATTTCCAATTCTGATAAATAGACGCAGCTATCGCCGGAGCCAAAATCATTGCCCAAACGTTCAACGAAGTAAATTTTAGCATTACTAAAAGCGATACTACCGATACAAATCCTGTTAACAAACTTGATTTCATAAAAGGAATTTCGTTTCCAGCCATTAAAAAACCGGTCGCAATTCCTTGATTGGATTCAAAAAATGCAAAAAACAGCATTATCAAAATCATAAACCAAGGAAGTAGTTGGGTTTTACTATGAATAATGTTGAAAAATCCCGGAACAATAAATATCAAACCTAAACCGCAAACCACAAAAGCCAGCAATAAAAATATCTTGCTTTTTACGTACATTCTTTTAATATCCAATGATCTCTCATTCACAATGGAAAGAGTAATTTTAGGATAAAACGTTGAAAACCATATTGTTCCTAATGACATTGTTAAATCAATCATTTGCTTGGTAGTGCCATACGAACCCACTGTAGGAAGGGTAATGTTTATTAAAGGAGCTACTAAAATTGCAACTTTGCTCATAAGAAACCAACCGACTGTAGTAACTCCAATTTTTAACGCATTTGGCGCCATTACTTTCATTATGTTATTCATTGGTATTAAAAACGCTTTTTTCAACTCCAAACGCAAGTCCTTATCGTAGAATGCGTTATAGCATAATATTCGATTTACAATATCGCTTATTAACTGCCCGAAAACCAATGACATAATTCCATAACCTAAGAACAAAAAAAGCAATGATGATACAATTCTGCTGGTTTGACCAATTACAATAATTTGCTGTAATTTTTTCACCATTCCTCTCCCTGAAAGCAATGAACTGTAATAATAGGTATAAAGTTGATAAGCAACCAGCACACCATATAAAATCCACGCAATCCAAACGTAAGATTTTTCGCCATGATATCCATTTAATACTTTTGTGAAGTAAAAAGGACTCGAAGCTAAAAATATTAGAAGAAAAAATAAAGCTAATGCTCCGTAATAACGCCGCATAGCTGAAATTACACTCTTCAATAAATCGTAATTAATTGATTTATCATTTTCATCAACAGACACATAACCCTGTGCTTTTAATTCTTTAACTCCACTAAAAATATAGGTAACATTCCGTCCGAANGAGTTTAAAAAACCAAAATCAAGTAACAGGGCTAAACCTCCTATTTGTAAAAAGATATTCCACAACCCAACATCTTCTCCTGAAAGTTTGTTTAGCACCACGGGCAATAAAATAATACCGGAAGCCACACGCATAAACGTAGCCACATAATTCCATAATACATCTTTCCTTCCAATATCCATCTAAGTATCAATTAATTATTTTCCAATTATATTTTTTACATTTTATAAATGCTAATTTATCTTATTTCGTATTCTCCGGATTTTCCAACTAATCCGTGAAAAAGAGCAACATATATCGCTTTCAATTTAAGAAACGGATTTGTTTCAAATACAATTTTCAAAGTACGATATCCTATTTTATATTTTAAGAACTTTAATTTATCTTTCAAAGAATAATTCTTCGGATATAATTTCCAGTTTAAAATCACATTGCGGATGATGTAATAAGTGCTTTGAGCGGAATAATTGTTTATCAAAAAGCCCAAATTATTTTTTGACGCATATCCTGACTGATGATTTAAAATAATATGAGGAAAGCGAACAATTTTGTATCCGTTTTTTCTCACACGCATACTAAATTCTATATCAATCATATATATCAAGTAATCTTCTCTGAAATAACCTATTTTATCAAAAACTTCCATTTTATAAATAGAACCGGATGTAATAGCCAATTCTACTTCTTGAAATTTAATTTCATTTGTGTTTATTGTTTTTTCCTTTTCATCATTACACGACGTATATATCATTATTTTATTATCGTCGCTATTATTTGCAACATCTGAGATAAAGCGAGAAAAATCTTTTTCTTCGAAAAAACTATCCTGGTCCATCGTTAAAATGTGAGTAAATGAATTTTCTTTTGCCCATTTTATACATTCATTGAAAGGATAAGCCAAATATTCATTTTTTCCGGTGGTTCTTATTTCTATTTTAGGATTATTCAACTTTTCTGTAAGCCGCGTCAATTCTGTAGCGGATGCTGGTGTATTATCCCATAAAATAAGATAATCAAGCTCAGAAAGGTAACTTTTTATATTTCTTTCCAAATCTGATAAATCAGGATAAAATACAGAAACTATTCCTAAAACCTTCATTCGCTTGTATATTTGATAAATCAACTTAATTCTTGCAAATTTACATATTTCTATGAAATAACACACAGACATTTTAAATATAATCTTTTCTGAGAAATTCACAGAAAAAACGTATATTTGTATTTTGTAAAATACCCTAAAACTTATGGAATCGTTTATTGTTTCGGCTCGAAAATATCGTCCTACCACATTCAAATCGGTTGTAGGACAAACAGCTTTAACTACCACGCTAAAAAACGCTATAAAAAGCAATCACTTGGCACATGCATATTTATTTTGTGGTCCGCGCGGCGTAGGAAAAACCACGTGCGCTCGCATTTTTGCCAAGACAATAAACTGCGCCAATCTCACTGCCGATTTTGAAGCTTGCAATGAATGCGAATCCTGCAAATCTTTCAACGACCAACGCTCATATAATATCCACGAATTAGACGCCGCCTCCAACAATGGTGTGGACGATATTCGTTCTCTTACAGACCAAGTGCGAATTCCGCCCCAAATGGGAAAATACAGCGTTTATATCATTGACGAGGTGCATATGCTTTCACAAGGTGCATTCAACGCTTTCCTAAAAACACTGGAAGAGCCGCCTGCACATGCTATTTTTATTCTTGCAACTACCGAGAAACATAAAATTATTCCAACCATTCTCTCCCGATGTCAAATTTACGATTTTAATAGAATTACGGTTACCGATACTATAAATCACTTGAAATACGTGGCATCGCAAGAAGGTGTTACAATAGACGAAAACGCCCTGAACGTGATTGCGCAAAAAAGTGATGGCGGTATGCGCGATGCACTTTCTATTTTCGACCAACTTGTGAGTTTCTGTGGAAACAATATTACATACCAAAAGGTGATTGAGAATCTGAATGTATTGGATTACGAATATTATTTCCGGTTGATAAACACTTTTTTACAGGGAAATGTAACTGAAGCTTTGCTTGTTTTTAATGAAATTCTGAATAAAGGTTTTGAGGCGCAACATTTTATAACCGGTTTGAGTTCGCATTTGCGCGATGTACTGGTAAGTAAAGATACCTCTACCATTCAATTATTAGAAGTGGGAGCTGAAATTGGCGAACGTTACAAACAACAAGCTCTTTCCTGCCCTATTCCATTTATTTTCAGCGCACTAAATATAAGCAATGAATGTGATTTAAATTATCGAATAAGTAAAAACAAACGACTTTTAGTGGAATTGGCGCTGATAAAAATGTGTCAGATTACTCATCCTATAAAAGTAGAAGAACAATCCGTTCCGCAACTTAAAACAGTTCAACCGACACCAAATCAAAGCACAAAAACAGAAGAAAAACCTGTTGAAGAAAAAAAAAATCCTGAAATAATTGAAAAAAAGGAAATTCAGGAAGAAAAACAAAAAGAAGAAATTCCCCTAATAGAAAAAAAAGTATCGGAAAACGCACCAAAATTCCAGCGTCCGCAAAGCATATCTATTTCTAACATTGGAAAAACGGAAGAAAATAACGTTGTTTCGGATATTGTACAACCTCAATTTTCAACAGATAATAAATTTACCGAAGAAGAATTATCCTCTAAATGGAATGAATTTGTTCTTAATCATATTGACGACACCCGATTAAAAAGTTTACTGACAACAAATAAACCGCAAATTGGGAAAGAAGACACATTAAAAGTAAAAGTGAATAACCGTTTTCAGGAAAACGAAATACACCAATTACATATTGTTGATTTTTTACGAAAAGAATTGCAAAACAATAATATAAGACTGGAAATAGAAATTATCCCCGAAAGTGAACAAACTTCTTATTTAAGTCCGGAAGAAACGTACAAAAAGATGACTGAAACCAATCCTGCATTGGAAAAGTTAAGAAAAAATCTGGAGATGGAAATTGACTAAACCAAAAGAACCGCTTGAAATTGCTTCGAGCGGTTCCTTATATATTTTATAAACCATTTATTATCAAATAATCAGCATAGCATCGCCATAAACGCCAAAACGATATTTTTCTTTCATGGCAACCTCGTAAGCATTCATCACATGGTCATAATCCCCAAACGCAGCCACCAACATTAGTAAAGTGGAATAAGGCAAGTGGAAATTAGATACAAGTGCTTGAGCTACAGTAAAATCGTATGGTGGAAAAATAAACTTATTTGTCCATCCCTCAAAAGGTTTTATGCGTCCTTCCGTACCTACGACAGTCTCCAGCGCACGCATAACGGTAACTCCTACAGCACAAATTTTATTCCCTTTTTCTTGCGTATTATTTACTACTTCTGCGGCTTCAGGAGTAATAACCATTTGTTCCGAATCCATTTTGTGCTTGGTCAAATCTTCTACGTCAATTTCGCGAAAATTTCCCAAACTCATATGTGAAGTTACAAAAGTTTTTTCTATACCTTTGATTTCCATACGTTTAAGCAATTCTCGACTAAAATGCATTCCTGCTGAAGGCGCAGAAACCGCTCCTTCATTTTTTGCAAAAATAGTTTGGAAGCGTTCTTCATCTTCGGGCTCCACTGCCCTTCTTATGTTTCTCGGAAGCGGAGTTTCTCCCAGTTTATATAAAGCCAATTTAAATTCCTCGTGTGTACCGTCAAATAAAAAACGTAGCGTCCTTCCTCTTGATGTGGTATTATCAATCACTTCCGCCACCACAGAATCATCATCGCCAAAATATAACTTATTTCCTATTCTGATTTTTCTTGCCGGTTCTACCAATACATCCCAAAGCCGGGCTTCACGGTTTAGTTCGCGCAAAAGAAAAACTTCAATTTGAGCTCCGGTTTTTTCTTTATTTCCATATAAACGAGCAGGAAACACTTTGGTATCGTTAAAAACGAACAAGTCATTTTCATCGAAATAATCCAGCACTTCTTTAAACATTTTGTGCTCAATTTCACCGGTTTTTTTATGAAGCACCATTAAACGAGACTCATCTCTATAATGAGCTGGATATTGTGCAATAAGCTCCTCCGGCAATTTAAATTTAAATTGAGATAATTTCATTCTTCGATAATTATTTATTAAACAACACTTTCTTTTTCAATATGTTTCAGTAGGTCATCTACTTCCCAACAATCTTCTAATTTTACTTCTCCAATGCGAGTTCTTTCCAACGCTGTTAAATGTGCTCCACTTCCTAATGCTTCTCCAATATCACGTGCCAAAGCTCTAATATACGTCCCTTTGCTGCAAACCACTCTGATTTTTAATTCCGGCAATGAAAAATTCAATATCTCTATCTTATCTATAACCAATAATTTAGGTTTTAGTTCAACATCTTCCCCGCTTCTTGCATAATCGTACGCTCTTTTTCCATCAACTTTTACCGCAGAATACACCGGAGGTATTTGCCAAATCTCGCCCTGAAACGTAGGAATTACTTTTTCAACCAACTCTTTTGTAATGTGTTCTATTGGAAATATCTCGTTTACAGCGTGTTCCAAGTCATAAGAAGGCGTTGTTTCTCCTAATTTTAATGTGGCAATGTATTCTTTTGTTTGATATTGAAACTCTTCAATACGTTTGGTTGCTTTTCCCGTACAAAGAATCATCACACCTGTTGCAAGCGGGTCAAGCGTTCCGGCGTGTCCTACTTTTATCTTGTGTTTGAGCGTTTGAGTTATTTTCCAACGTACTTTGTTTACCAATGCAAACGAAGTCCATTGATATGGTTTTTTTACGTATAAAATCTCTCCTTCCTGAAAATTCATTCTTTTTCTTTTATACTTCTAAATTAATTCCCAACAAAATCATGACAATAATAACCAATCCCACTAAAATACGGTAATACCCAAACAAACGAAAGCCATGTTTTGTAAGAAAAGATATAAACGCTTTTATAGCAATAACAGCAACAATAAAACCAAGCAAATTGCCTAATACTAAAAGCATTATATTGTGATGTGTAATAATTTCCGGCGTTTCTCTCATTGCGTCCCACAAGCTTTTTGCAAAAGCACCTGCCAAAGTGGGCACCGCTAAAAAGAAAGAAAATTCTGCAGCCGCCTGACGCGTAAGTTTCTGTTGCATTCCACCTATAATTGTTGCCGCACTTCTACTCAATCCCGGAAATAAAACTGCTAACACTTGAAAAAATCCGATAATCAACGCATTTTTATTACTGATTTTTTCTTCCGTATCTATTTGTGGATTTTTAAACCAATTATCTACAAATAACAATATAATACCGCCTAAAAACAAAACAACAGCTATAAAAAGAGGTGTACCGATAAGTTGGTCGATGTGTTTTTTGAAAATTACACCAAAAAAAGCTGCCGGAAGAAACGCAACAATTAATTTAATATAAAACTTAAATCCTTTGAAATCGATAAATTTTCTCCAATAAAGCACCAATACCGAAAGAATTGTTCCAAATTGAATAGTCTCGATAAACACCTTTGTAAATTGCTCTTTTTCTATTCCCATCAATGCGGAAACCAATGCCATGTGTCCTGTGGAAGACACCGGCAAAAATTCCGTCAATCCTTCAACAATAGCAAGAATAATAGCTTGAATTATGCTCATTCTTTAGTCGATTTACGTTTGTAAAGGATGGCAAAAATAATAAATACAAATCCCATCAACGAAACTACAGGCGCTACTATAATCCTGCGGAAACTGTAAATATCAGGATTAAAATCTGTTCCTGTTTTTGAGCCGGTCATCAACAGAAAACCAATAATAACAACCACAAAACCTGCTACCACAAGCCACAGATTTTTTTTCGGAAGCATAAATTTTTTATCGTCCATTTTTATATAATTTAATTTTATTCTTTATACTCAATTGTTCAATTTCTCACCTGCTCAATACTATACAAAGTACATATCGTCCGTTCTCATTCTTAAGTAACGATTTACGGCAAAGAACGACGAAACCGCAGTAAGTAAAACTCCCGCTGCAACTACAACGCCTGCAGTAATTAATCCCGTTTGTAAACTTATTATACTCCATTGCAAACCATAATTATATTGCAGGTAATATATCAACCCGGCAAGAAGAATAAGCGCAATAGCAGCCGCAATAATACCATTTATCACACTTCTGCCAATGTACGGACGGCGAATAAACCAACGGTCAGCGCCGACAAGTTTCATGGTATTAATTAAAAAACGATTGGAATAAATACTCAACCGCACCGTATTATTTATCAAAACAAAAGAAATCAGTAATAAAATTGCAGCTAAACCAAGCAATATAAAGGTAACTTTTTGAATATTATCGTTTACCATTGTAATTACATCTTTTTGATAAAAAACTTGCTGAATAGCTGGAAATCTTTTCAATTTATCTTCTATTTTCTTGATGCTGTCGTTATTGGCATATTCCGATTTTAACTTCACTTCCATAGATGCTAATAGAGGATTGAATCCTAAAAAATCAGCCGGATTATCGCCTAAATCGTTTACGTGTTCCTTCAATGCTTCTTCTTTAGATATAAATTCCACCGATTTTGAAAAAGAAGAACGTTCCAACACAGATTTAATGTAGTTGATATCGTTTTGGGGTATTCCATCTTGTATTACTACAGACAAATTTATATTTTCTTTCATTGAATTTGCCATATCTTTTACCACAAAAGAAATAAGCGCAATTAAACCTACGAGGAATAATACCAATGCCATACTAAACGTAGCTGTAAAATGTACGTTTTTTAAAAAATATCTTTTCCTTTTCTTTTTCTTTTTGAAGTGAGCCATAATTTATTTTACAGTCAATAGAGTTTATAATCAATAATAGTTTAATGTTTATCGCTTGTAATTTTTTGTTTTTTTAAAACGATATATCCAATAAACATTCCTATCAATAAAATGGAGCAAATCAACGCCAATATATTTCCAATTTTGTAAGATTGTGGATCAAAACGAAAATCTATATCATAATTTCCTGCTTTTAAAGCCATTCCACGTAATAAATAATTCACCCTTGTATAAGTCGCTTCCTTGCCATTGATAGTTGCTTTCCAGCCTTTATCGTAATAAATTTCTGAAAACACTGCAACTTGGTCTGTTTTTGAGTTAAAATGATATGTCAAATGATTTGGAGCATAACTTGTCAAAACAATTGTCGCAGAGCTATCGGGCACTAATGTTTGAGGGAAAACAGAAGCTAACGATTTATCCACCACCAATTCTTTTTTCGTATTTATTTCTCCCAATAATTTCATTTCATCGTTCGC
The genomic region above belongs to uncultured Paludibacter sp. and contains:
- a CDS encoding hypothetical protein (Evidence 5 : Unknown function), coding for MKICFYFPFLSNPQNNAIFGGMYRSFFEELENLRIEVTFTTLLEEIKGDILVTNIGGGWEKQAAKAMTIFNGPVILYVYNAYLNFNRLFLKRWHSRILFAYNPDYAKLNFEKYKSVNIPYFDFPFGSDEKIFYPFACKKKYDISFLGNANSGSGRDKYIKELIDYVCKNNLNVFLAGAGWDKYGFPYRIITHGKDTNTLYNESKVCINIHNDRQYLGIDKEMDANNRLFDLAMAGCCQVSNGEQMISRYFEKDEIATADNADEWIKKIDFYLKNEKERDKRGENARNRALKEHTWNARAKYFIQLINQQLPDYSSRSQKVSLFNSLFRCIDRKLPPLYLMKEIRIIRFTLIKLKLYNKK
- a CDS encoding conserved hypothetical protein (Evidence 4 : Unknown function but conserved in other organisms), translating into MDDKKFMLPKKNLWLVVAGFVVVIIGFLLMTGSKTGTDFNPDIYSFRRIIVAPVVSLMGFVFIIFAILYKRKSTKE
- a CDS encoding putative membrane protein (Evidence 3 : Putative function from multiple computational evidences), whose protein sequence is MDIGRKDVLWNYVATFMRVASGIILLPVVLNKLSGEDVGLWNIFLQIGGLALLLDFGFLNSFGRNVTYIFSGVKELKAQGYVSVDENDKSINYDLLKSVISAMRRYYGALALFFLLIFLASSPFYFTKVLNGYHGEKSYVWIAWILYGVLVAYQLYTYYYSSLLSGRGMVKKLQQIIVIGQTSRIVSSLLFLFLGYGIMSLVFGQLISDIVNRILCYNAFYDKDLRLELKKAFLIPMNNIMKVMAPNALKIGVTTVGWFLMSKVAILVAPLINITLPTVGSYGTTKQMIDLTMSLGTIWFSTFYPKITLSIVNERSLDIKRMYVKSKIFLLLAFVVCGLGLIFIVPGFFNIIHSKTQLLPWFMILIMLFFAFFESNQGIATGFLMAGNEIPFMKSSLLTGFVSVVSLLVMLKFTSLNVWAMILAPAIAASIYQNWKWPLEVVRKLSLTPKEYLSIAVQTIKNLKIKN
- a CDS encoding conserved hypothetical protein (Evidence 4 : Unknown function but conserved in other organisms); translation: MKVLGIVSVFYPDLSDLERNIKSYLSELDYLILWDNTPASATELTRLTEKLNNPKIEIRTTGKNEYLAYPFNECIKWAKENSFTHILTMDQDSFFEEKDFSRFISDVANNSDDNKIMIYTSCNDEKEKTINTNEIKFQEVELAITSGSIYKMEVFDKIGYFREDYLIYMIDIEFSMRVRKNGYKIVRFPHIILNHQSGYASKNNLGFLINNYSAQSTYYIIRNVILNWKLYPKNYSLKDKLKFLKYKIGYRTLKIVFETNPFLKLKAIYVALFHGLVGKSGEYEIR
- the truB gene encoding tRNA pseudouridine synthase B gives rise to the protein MNFQEGEILYVKKPYQWTSFALVNKVRWKITQTLKHKIKVGHAGTLDPLATGVMILCTGKATKRIEEFQYQTKEYIATLKLGETTPSYDLEHAVNEIFPIEHITKELVEKVIPTFQGEIWQIPPVYSAVKVDGKRAYDYARSGEDVELKPKLLVIDKIEILNFSLPELKIRVVCSKGTYIRALARDIGEALGSGAHLTALERTRIGEVKLEDCWEVDDLLKHIEKESVV
- a CDS encoding putative Glycosyltransferase, group 1 family protein (Evidence 3 : Putative function from multiple computational evidences), with the protein product MKVLFISTWYPTKTKPIAGIFVKEHAQAIKQQGVDILVLNLILEKSKKIFEKRIIDFIDENGIRTVQIIISSILKDVFYYLPFFQYAFLKKTFYNSIFPTFKPDIIHSNVVYTSGLMAKRLSETLNVPYIITEHWSKIKYMLQKPILSSEIKSTYEKSAKILPVSEFLKNSIVEQISSTQKDKFEVIPNIVDNKIFTYQPKEKRSDTIRFCAVAAWETKNQPDKFPELFIEALNILQKKSNKRFVLTMIGGGNRLLELQNLCKDKSFETYFNGFMSKQEIVKELHTTDIFLHASLTETFGIVALEALFTGTPVICSNVGALPELINDTNGILCENTVESWVKAIEKGIKTTYNNKKISENIHLKFGREQIGKQIMEVYQSVLHS
- a CDS encoding Cell division protein FtsX encodes the protein MAHFKKKKKRKRYFLKNVHFTATFSMALVLFLVGLIALISFVVKDMANSMKENINLSVVIQDGIPQNDINYIKSVLERSSFSKSVEFISKEEALKEHVNDLGDNPADFLGFNPLLASMEVKLKSEYANNDSIKKIEDKLKRFPAIQQVFYQKDVITMVNDNIQKVTFILLGLAAILLLISFVLINNTVRLSIYSNRFLINTMKLVGADRWFIRRPYIGRSVINGIIAAAIALILLAGLIYYLQYNYGLQWSIISLQTGLITAGVVVAAGVLLTAVSSFFAVNRYLRMRTDDMYFV
- the uppP gene encoding Undecaprenyl-diphosphatase, whose product is MSIIQAIILAIVEGLTEFLPVSSTGHMALVSALMGIEKEQFTKVFIETIQFGTILSVLVLYWRKFIDFKGFKFYIKLIVAFLPAAFFGVIFKKHIDQLIGTPLFIAVVLFLGGIILLFVDNWFKNPQIDTEEKISNKNALIIGFFQVLAVLFPGLSRSAATIIGGMQQKLTRQAAAEFSFFLAVPTLAGAFAKSLWDAMRETPEIITHHNIMLLVLGNLLGFIVAVIAIKAFISFLTKHGFRLFGYYRILVGLVIIVMILLGINLEV
- a CDS encoding DNA polymerase III, tau subunit, giving the protein MESFIVSARKYRPTTFKSVVGQTALTTTLKNAIKSNHLAHAYLFCGPRGVGKTTCARIFAKTINCANLTADFEACNECESCKSFNDQRSYNIHELDAASNNGVDDIRSLTDQVRIPPQMGKYSVYIIDEVHMLSQGAFNAFLKTLEEPPAHAIFILATTEKHKIIPTILSRCQIYDFNRITVTDTINHLKYVASQEGVTIDENALNVIAQKSDGGMRDALSIFDQLVSFCGNNITYQKVIENLNVLDYEYYFRLINTFLQGNVTEALLVFNEILNKGFEAQHFITGLSSHLRDVLVSKDTSTIQLLEVGAEIGERYKQQALSCPIPFIFSALNISNECDLNYRISKNKRLLVELALIKMCQITHPIKVEEQSVPQLKTVQPTPNQSTKTEEKPVEEKKNPEIIEKKEIQEEKQKEEIPLIEKKVSENAPKFQRPQSISISNIGKTEENNVVSDIVQPQFSTDNKFTEEELSSKWNEFVLNHIDDTRLKSLLTTNKPQIGKEDTLKVKVNNRFQENEIHQLHIVDFLRKELQNNNIRLEIEIIPESEQTSYLSPEETYKKMTETNPALEKLRKNLEMEID
- a CDS encoding putative glycosyltransferase (Evidence 3 : Putative function from multiple computational evidences), whose protein sequence is MTKDAKINTIPKISVLVPVYGVEKYIERCAHSLFLQTFNDVEFIFVNDCTKDKSIEILQNVIEKYSYLKNRISIINHSTNKGVGAARNTALQAANGEYFLMVDSDDYIEPDMLSIMYEKAVQENADVVTCGIIYEYINGDKKEYFPFRTNEKIRFLNASFNAPAFWNKLIRREIVEKNKLSLQAEINYGEDLLFISQVIYYAQHFALVNKALYHYVQYNPNSYTREFSDKNLQQTLEVVNRLSDFFSNNKEYRDSVLLLKAIRKAKILRSGKTEKEYVSLFPEINSKINDFNLDWKTKLILYLAAQKQYVLVEKFIKFLLWRKEKSGV
- the queA gene encoding S-adenosylmethionine:tRNA ribosyltransferase-isomerase translates to MKLSQFKFKLPEELIAQYPAHYRDESRLMVLHKKTGEIEHKMFKEVLDYFDENDLFVFNDTKVFPARLYGNKEKTGAQIEVFLLRELNREARLWDVLVEPARKIRIGNKLYFGDDDSVVAEVIDNTTSRGRTLRFLFDGTHEEFKLALYKLGETPLPRNIRRAVEPEDEERFQTIFAKNEGAVSAPSAGMHFSRELLKRMEIKGIEKTFVTSHMSLGNFREIDVEDLTKHKMDSEQMVITPEAAEVVNNTQEKGNKICAVGVTVMRALETVVGTEGRIKPFEGWTNKFIFPPYDFTVAQALVSNFHLPYSTLLMLVAAFGDYDHVMNAYEVAMKEKYRFGVYGDAMLII